The segment gtatgtttGCTTTGTGGACTCCACCTCTGCTGCTCCCATCACACGGGAAAGGAAGGTCATTTCCAAGCTTCCTTCCCAAGGTGTTGGATTGAGAGGCAagtgagaagggaaggggagggaaggaagaacagcTGCTCCCCTCATTAAGATGTTTTTCACTACAGATCTAGAAGCAGAATGCATCTGGGAGAGAGGATTAGGTGAGAGACAGTTTTACCCTTTCGCTGATTAATACTCTATTACCAATTATTGCTTGATAATATGCTCTTGTGATATGTTATTTAATAGTAATGAGCCATTGAATTATATGCTTTGTAACATTTTGCAGTAAGACCTAGCCTATCAAGGACTCATTAATCaagttttcctcttcatttttttaaaaaaccaatgtaTTTTGGTTTATGTTAACTATGCTGCCTCCTATTCTGTTCTCCCTGGTCTAGCCTAAGAAGCCCTGAGACCCTCTCTCCTGACTCCCAGCACCTCCGTGTTTCCTGAGAAAGATGCTGACCAAGGAGTTGTGTGGAAGACAAACTTTCCCAATCTGAGGGTGATGGCTTCCCTCTCGGAGGAGACACAATGGTGGTTTTGTTCATGTATAACAAAGAGGAGACTCAGGTGTGATGACAGTAATCCAACATAACTGGCTCACCAGAGTGAtaggaggggggttggggaaatgATTCAGAGTGCACCTCTCCCCCTCAAGAAATCTAAGATCTCCCAGCCATGCATAGTGCCTGGGAATGCTTAGAGATGGGGTCCCCATGGTCCCTTTGGCAGACGCAGGGCCTCTCGTCCTCcaaagggaggagcagaagtagctgagccctgagccctgagccctggacTGACTGATTATTACTTTAACTGATTTGTCAGCCTGGCCTCTTGCTAGGACCCTCTCATTCCAGTTTTGACGAGGTTCCCAGGTCTATAACCCCATCCAAGGTGGAGAAGCAAAACTGATATTTGACAGGAAAGACTAGTAGCATAAttacaacagaattttatttttgcctcttccTGTTCCTTTAAATCTTGCCTAATGGTGGAAGCTTGTCCCTTAATCTAGATGAAAATTCAGTGTATCTTTATGCTTTATGGTTTAGTATTATATAATAAACAGAATTACAGTAACTCTAGGTCTCAAAGCCTCTCTTAGCTTGGGAACTAAATCGCACAGTCCAATATATTAAAGAGTTTATAGCCACAAATTTGTTCTTATACACAAAGTTGAGGTGGGTTGTGTAGTAATAAATGATGCATATAACCTGAACAAAGGGCCAAAGCAGATGTAATTCACTTCCCCTATCTGACCACCCAAATGAGTCTTACATTTTTCTGATTGGGTTCCATGTCCACAATCACTTTGAGTATTTAGTTAATCTCAGAACTCACGTTTATTTCCTATCCCTGTTtgccctcccttcctgctctgtAGCCAAACTCCTTTCTCTTGATTTAATtgcatttaacacatatttattgaaattcaTAACATGAATGTTTGATGATATAAGAAAAATTGGGGATGAGTAAAGTATGATCTTTGATTTCAAgatctctccatttctctctagtatctatctatccatctacctgCCAACCTACCTATGTATAacagatagatagaagatagGTAGATAGACATAGACACACATAGAGATGAAGTTAAGATATATTCTGGTGGAAATGGAGGGGAGAAGAGGCTAAAACATGTAGTGGAAAGTGAACTAGAAGTATATTAGCACATTTGCTTTACTAGAGACACAAACAAAGTATCTGAGTGTGGAAGAAAGAAAGTATTATGGCATCTTGCAGGAGAGATCATGAAACATGACCTAGCAAGCTCTTCATAATCTGGATCTCCTCCCCCTCTCTAGCCTGATCTCACAGAACTTATTCTGAGCCCCCCACCAACTACCTTAACTTTCAGTTCCTTAAACCAGCCCTAGGGCCTTGGAACATACTCTTCTGTCCACCTGGAATAGTTGTCTTCCCCATCACCACCTCAGGAAACTTCTTTGGATCCTAGACggggtcaggctccctgttaTTCTCACAATACCCTATATTCTAGATGGTACCTCTTTAAATTGTAATTAAACAACCAGCGTAAATTTAGACGGTTTGTGGCTTTTGCCTTCCCCAAGATAGAACTCTACAGAGGTTAGGAAATATGTCTGCCTTGGTCATCAGTATACTCCCAGAACCTGGAACAATGCCTtacacatagtagatactcaatgaattattttctaatgGATCAATAAAGGTGACAATTAggattctttcccctcttcctcctcttttctctctccttcctctttgagCCCAGCCCTCCTTGCCATCCATGCCTTACTTCTCCTAataatattcatttcttcttggttCTACACACCTTACAAGTCTTCCTGTGGTCTGCTAGGACCAGTCCTATGAATTAAGAGAAGACTTCCCATTTGTCTCCTCTGAATACCTCATTCTGGGGGACATAATCTAGGTGCTCCAAATAATTCCTTCAAAGACCCTATCTTGGGTTTGTCTGAGAGGAAGTGGCTCGCAAGTGTGATCTTTGGACAGGAATGTCAGCGTAACTGTGAACCTTGTTTGAAATGTGTTCTAAGCTCATTGTGCATCAGAGTCTGTGTTTGAACCAGAACCTCAGGGGATGGAGGCCATGAAGCTCTGCTACAGAGGGACTTACCTCCTAGGATTAGTCGGGTAGAGCAGAGGGTAAGTTTCGGTTATATGATGTGTCAGTTAGTGTTGGAGTACAAGAGGTTTActgggaagaaacagaagaaagaaaaaagaacctacAGAAGCCAGCAGGTAAAGCCTTCAGCCCATGATGCTGACCTAGTGACACCTGtgaaagcaggaggaagggggtgaACAGAGTCTCAGACTGCAATGTATTTCTTACAATGTCATGGCCAACCCAATGGGGGAGATCCAGAGCAAAGATAGCACAGCAGAAGAGTTCTGCACTGGGCAGAAATGGTCAGGTCCCTGTAAGCCTGTTGTGCTCAGTCATTGGCAGAACGCTGACCAGGAAGGACCCAAAGCTGCCAACAGCTGAAAGCTCTTAGCTAATTGCACTCCTGGAAGCTGAAATGCAACTTCTTTCTTTAAAGGACACCCTCCCAGTAAACCCCCATGGCTGCCACATGTAACATCTGAAgctaattttgtaagaaacctaTCAAAGCTGGTAAATGTATGGAAAACAGATTTAAGAAAATACCACATCAAGGAGGCCTGGTTTGTGTGCTTTTCCAGCACTGTTTATGTTGTGCTCTTATTCTTCAGGGAACAACCTCTCTAAGGGCCCCTGGAAGACAAGCTCCAGAGAACTCTCTCCCATAGGGAACTCAAGCAGAGCTCCTGTGAACCAAGATTGTATCCCTGTATTTACAAGATGCATGAGTCAGTAAACAAGACTCAATTTCTGTGGGTCTCTGAGCTCAACCTCTATAAGCTCAGTAGGCCCTAGGCTCCCAGGGGCAGATCTTATCCTGACTGACAACCTCATAGCCAGGGAAGAATAAAAAGCCAGGGCAGATGGAGCAGAGTTGGCAGAGGTCTGAGGAGGGGAGTACAAGACCCTGTGGTTACAGTGATGCCCCCAcatattgattttccttttcccGCCCCTTCCTCACCGAAGCACATCTGCAAGGATAAGCAACCACATGCACAGAGTCACACAATGAGAACAGTTACATACACCGAATTCACATCCACCTTCATGCAACACAAAAAAAGGCCCCATGTGCATTTGTTTCTCCAACACTGATGTAAGCTTGTGTGTGCACACCTTGCTATTCCAACAACTGCTTGTGCACCCCGTAGCAAGTTTCCAAAACTTCCCTCATGTGGAGATATATTCACAGACAAGAGGCTGTGACATCCACATATATAAACAGTAAACAACATACaggaacaaaaatagacacacattCAAAAACTTTGAATGACTTTGAACATTCAAAAACAGTGACTTTATGGTAACTTAAAACCAACAAATACCTGGAGGGTGTGTCTGGAACTGGCAGATACACCTTGAAAGATATTTCTAATGGCCACAGATGCCCCTAAAACCCCACAGAGGCTGCGGCAGGGGGCAGATGGCTCATTTCCTGACCCTGAAAGACTTAGCTGTTACTCAGCCATCCTCCTGCCTCCTGTAGGAGAAAACTAAAGCTCTCAGGCCAGATGCTAGGGCTGGGAGGGTGCACTTGTACCTGGAAAGGGGGTTACACATTTCTATAGAGGAGTGGAGTGGAGGGAGCAAGGGCTCAAAGTCTGCTGGCTTTGGTTTGAATCCCAGTCTTATCACTTTCCTGTATGCCCATGGGTCATTCAGTCGCTGTCAGTGTTTCATTttcctcacctatgaaatggagatagtaataGTACCGAGAAAGTATGTTGCTGTAGGAATACACCAGTCAATATTTGTAGAGGGCTGAGAATGCTCCCGGTACATCATAGGAGCAAGTAAGTATTGCTTCTTATTCTACTCCTGGGAGTCCTCCAGACCTGGGATTCACAGCCTCCCTGGTCCCTACCCCTGCCCCCTACACAAACCCCCTACACAAAGCTGGAGTTGTCAGCTTCAAGCTTCACTAGAAAGGAACAGCTCTCCCCaggatctctttctttctcctccccttctcccttacAGGTTTTTACAGAGGGGATTTGTGAGAGCGAGAAGTTGTACGTCCTCAGGGATAGGAGACCAGACAGCAAGTTTGTCCCATGGGCCAGGACTTTCTGGACTGGGAATCAGGGCTGTCCCAGGGCAACAGCAGGCGGCTGCTGCCAGCTCTCAGCCTGTTACATTTGGTGGGTGTGtgggaagatgggaagagagaGGCTTCTCCACCATTGGTCTGGAGGTATCTCCAGCTCTATGTATCTCTACATCCCCGAGGCCCATAGCTCTGCTGAGTCCGAGTCCCTTCCCATCTGTAATTCTTCCTAGAGAATAGTTCTCCTCCGAAGGAAGATTGTAAAAGGACTGTTATCTCATGTCTCATCCGTCCAAACCAGGGCAATTCATTTCCCCTGGAGTCCACTTGGCGTTCAGCGGGTTCCCAGGTGAACTGAAATCCACAGCTATTCTCATCTGGTTGCCCTGGGAGTTTCGGCGCTCTCGGTACAACCTGTTCCTCCGGCCTCtccgctccctccctcctccctccctccgccgggctgctcccttctcagccccccttcctcccctcgccccaggccccagctgtgCCCTCCGGGGAGACACCGGAGGCAGCGAGACCCAGGAGGGGAGGcgggagatggaggaggggaggggacggggcggggggagggaagaggcggGAGGAGCCGCGCAGGGTGGAGGCCGAGCACCGCCCCGCAGCCGACAGGGGCGGCTGAAGGTTGCATCTGCTGGAAGGAGGCTTTTGGCTGCTTGGTAACAGGCTGCCAGAACGGAGAGCgaggcagagagcagggcagcGGCTTCTTGACGTCAGGACCGAGCCAGGGGATCGCGCCAGCAGCCCTAGCCCGCCCCAGAGTGGGGGCCGGCCGACGGCAGGAGAAAAGCCGGACACAAGGCGCCCAGCGGGGCGTGAGCGGGGGCTGCGGACGCCGGTCGGTAGGGGCGCAgcatgccccctgccccctggccaTGGAGATCGCCCTGGTGCCCCTGGAGAACGGCGGTGCCATGACCGTCAGAGGAGGAGGTGAGACCCGGACAGGCTGTGGCCAGGCCATAGGGGGAGAGCTCCAGTGTCCCCCGACGGCTGGGCTCAGGGATGGACCCACAGAGCGGGCTCCAAGGGCGCGCGGCACGCAGAGGGGAGTGGACCTGGGAGGGCGGCCTttgccacccctgccccaggagccGCCGCAGCCTCGACGGCTGCCTCCGGAGGACGAGGAGGGAGAAGGCGACCCCGCCCTGGGCATGGCGGAGGACCAGGTGCTGCGCGCGGGGTCCCTTCACCACCAGCGCGTCCTTATCAACATCTCTGGGCTGCGCTTCGAGACGCAGCTGGGCACCTTGGCGCAGTTCCCCAATACCCTCCTGGGGGACCCGGCCAAACGCCTGCGCTACTTCGACCCCCTGAGGAACGAGTACTTCTTTGACCGCAACCGGCCCAGCTTCGATGGCATCCTCTACTACTACCAGTCCGGGGGCCGCCTGCGGAGGCCCGTCAATGTCTCCCTGGACGTGTTCGCAGATGAGATCCGCTTCTACCAGCTGGGGGACGAGGCCATGGAGCGTTTCCGGGAGGATGAGGGCTTCATTAAAGAAGAGGAGAAGCCCCTGCCCCGAAATGAATTCCAACGCCAGGTGTGGCTTATCTTTGAATATCCAGAAAGCTCGGGGTCCGCGAGGGGCATAGCCATCGTCTCGGTCTTGGTCATTCTCATCTCCATCATCACCTTCTGCTTGGAGACCTTGCCAGAGTTCAGGGATGAACGGGAGCAGCTCCGCCATCCCCCAGTGCCCCACCAGCCTCCTGGGCCTGCCCGGGGGGCCAATGGCAGCGGGGCTCTGGCTCCTCCCTCCGGCCCTACAGTGGCACCTCTCCTGCCTAGGACCCTAGCTGACCCCTTCTTCATTGTAGAGACCACGTGTGTCATCTGGTTCACCTTCGAGCTGCTTGTACGCTTCTTTGCCTGCCCCAGCAAAGCAGAGTTCTCTCGCAACATCATGAACATCATTGATGTGGTGGCCATCTTTCCCTACTTCATCACCTTGGGCACTGAGCTGGCAGACCAACAgccaggcgggggagggggcggcggccAGAATGGGCAGCAGGCCATGTCCCTGGCCATCCTCAGAGTGATCCGCCTGGTCCGGGTGTTCCGCATCTTCAAGCTCTCCCGACACTCCAAGGGGCTGCAGATCCTGGGCAAGACCTTGCAGGCCTCCATGCGGGAGCTGGGCCTgcttatcttcttcctcttcatcgGAGTCATCCTCTTCTCCAGTGCCGTCTACTTTGCAGAGGCTGACAACCAGGAGACCCATTTTTCCAGCATCCCAGATGCCTTCTGGTGGGCAGTAGTCACTATGACCACAGTAGGCTACGGGGACATGAGGCCTGTCACAGTGGGGGGCAAGATTGTGGGCTCGCTGTGTGCCATCGCTGGGGTGCTCACCATCGCCCTGCCTGTGCCCGTCATTGTCTCCAACTTCAACTACTTCTACCATCGGGAGACGGACCATGAGGAGCAGGCAGCTCTTAAGGAAGAGCAGGGCAGCCAGAGCCATGGGACAGGGCAGGACAGTGGAGGCCCTCGGAAGACCAGCTGGAGCAAAGGGTCCCTCTGCAAGGCTGCGGTGTCCCTGGAGAACGCAGATGGAGCCCGAAGGGGCAGCTGTCCCCTGGAGAAGTGTAACCTCAAGGCCAAAAGCAATGTGGACTTGCGGAGGTCCCTCTATGCCCTCTGCCTGGACACGAGCCGGGAAACGGATTTGTAAGGGAGAGCCCTGGCAGATCGGTGGTAGTGGGGTGGGGGATAGCAGAGGCTTCCTGAGCCTGGGTATCTACTTCATACCACAGAGTATTTCAAACCCACCTTGAAGTCTGTCCCTCTTCTTtcacttctctccttccctccctcccttgatcccccatttttcctcttctttccatgaCACCAAGGGtcgcctatttttaaaaagtaccacaTTCCATGACGCAGGAGCTGTTGAAATGGTGAGCACTGTGAAATGGATGTATTTGTAGCCAGTTCCCTATACCCAGCAGAGGGATAACCCaaacaaaaatgactttaaatagCCCAGATCCCAAGAGATTTTGTAACCCCCTCCATGTGTTCCAAATTTgctttatatatgattttatttgtgtataggggaaaatatttttatgtccaGTGAGTGGATTTTTGTACTGCAGCTCAGTTGgagatattttggatatattttccaGGAATGCTGTATTTATGGAAAAGAGagttattgtgattttttttttgtgatactTATATTAGGGCCAGAGACCCTAGTTATGGCTGTTCTGGTTCCTGTGTCTGTAAGCCTCTCTCTTTTCTAGGATGTGGTATCGGTGTTTTGCATCTAGGGCAGGGAATGTTCTGGAAGAAAGGCAAGACTGAGCTTTTCTGTGCGCCTTAAACAATTCTTGTAACTTtctttgaaaagcattttaatgATGCTGAAGAAAGATTTCCGATaattcattctctttatttttatcccaggaaataaaatattatgtggTTGAGGCAAGTGTtagttgtttctttgtttttgttttgttgttgttgtttgaaattttaaaaaggagtctgTCACTTGCTGTTTCTGGTTTTGAAGTCAGACCAAATACCACCTTGACTGGGGTGGATTACTTGGAAAAGTAATGATTTGATTGTCAACTTCTTTTCTGCTGGGCCCCCTCCATGCATCACAGAGGGGTGAATTCTGTGTGTCTCAGGCTGTTTCTGACATGCTGCCTGATGGTGTGGTCTTAGACCCAACTGTCAGTACAGTGTGTGGATGCAGCTAAAAGGCAAGGGAAGATCAGACCCCCCACAGCCCCACTGCCATCTCTTGGGGCTGTGTTTCCGAGCTCTCCTTTGTCGGCAGGCTTTAAGCCCTGCTTCACATGGCTCTCAACAGCTCTGTGAAACCAGCCTGATTCTCTCAGACATGAAGCCTGTTCACAGAATTGCAGCCCTGGTGTGAAAGTCATGGAGGAGGGTGGGAACAGTGCTCAGTTGTTAAACTCTCCCCCTCCACCATGAGGTGGCGAAGGAGAATGCAGTGCCTTTCTGGtggacagaggcagaaagaagcTGAATGGGAGGATTTGCTTGTCCACATTAAGGGCTAGTTTCTACAGATGGTGGTCTTGGGCTAAGTAAATCCCCAAACTCAGAATGAATCTCTTGGTTCTCTTTTCACTGGATGGTTGTGGTGAACAGCACAGTAGGTATAACACTGGCTGCAGTTTCTCTCTGTGATTAGGTACTTTCCAGGGCTCTGGATTCCTGCTCTGGCTTTTGCTgataaataatctaaataatCCAAAGACATGTTGTCTTATGTCCCTGCCAGGGTGGGCTGGTGACCCACAATCACACCTCCTGCACAACAGCAGGGAGCTGAGCTGAATGTTTGGTTCTGAGGGGTGCAAGCACATCTCCGTGGGGCGAGGGTGGCTTTGCTAAATTCGTGTCTGGGAACTGTGGATTTAAATAAGACGCCGACACAGTAATAAAAGCCAGTGTCTGTGACTGCCTGGAGTCATTTCCAGTCAGGAACTGTTAACAGCAAATCTGAGGCGGAAGCAGAAGGACTTGCAGGCAGGGCTCTGTTGTTTTTCATTACATGCTGAAGCAAAAGAACAGagactatttatttataatttacaatCTGCCTAAATGCAGGGCCTCTTGCCAAAGCTCAACTCCACAGTCTCACCTCCAAGCCCTCTTCGGCTTTAAAGCTAATGTGTGTGGTTCAGCACACACCTGGTGATTGCGACCTGATCCCCCTTCGGGTTCCACCCTCCCTTAAAGACAAAAGAGATGTCACCACTTATGACCTGAAAGTCAGTTCCTTTAGGCTCAAAGAGAGCAACACATGGGTCTTAGATGTGTCTAGGTGCCTAATAGATGTTGGTCCAAATAGAATGGACCACTTCATTGAAACGTCCTGTAAGTGGCTTCAGTCTTAGTACAAATcctcagggagagagggaaggaaaggaaagagtctCCATATTTTGCATGGGAGACGGGGATCCTGCAAAGCAGGGTTACAAAGAGGATCAAGGCAGTTCTAGAGGGGGTGGGTACACTAGTACCCTGATGCAGCCTCACATCCCAGAGTTCAGTGCCATGGTATCTGCCCTGGGGAATCGGGTGGGCACCCACTAGGGAGCACAAGGATTTCAATCTCTCCATCTTCTCAGGGCACCTGTTGCCATGATTCCTGAAAAAGCCTGCAAGGTTTCACTCCAGCCATCCTGGGTTTGCGCGTTCACATGATTAGAAAAAAAGGAGCCTGAATGTCAAGGCTCTTACCCAGGCTATCTGAGATAAGGGGCccttcatcctctcccaccctccccttctctgctGTCATTGATTTTCCATAGCCTTTGGCTTCCTGAGGAGATTAGATCAAGTGTCCCCGCCAAGCTTTTTATCCAGATGTTGTGTCTTGGCTCCCACTGCAGGAAACTAGCACTGGGCTCGTAATCTACCAGCCCTGGCCACCACAGCTCCGAGagcagggctgtgctctgggTCATGCTCTTGTGGAAGAACAGCTTCTTTATTGCAAAGCATCTGGCCCCCTCTTTCTCTACTTACTGGTTTCTTCTCTTGTCCACATGCTTCCTGAACCCTAAGCAATGACAGATTCAAAAAACAAACCTTTTCACAAGCTTTAAGAACCCCAGTCCTTGATTTGCCCTGCCTGGCTGGGACACTCCCTAGAGGGGAAAATGACACAGAGTATCAACCCGAGAGGAATCTATTCACAGAGCTGGACTTTGAGTGATTCTAGCATTAACGATAGAAGCACTTCTGGGCTTGGAGTAGAAGGTGCAAAGTGCTTCTCTTGGAGCAGGGACACCTTGGTCTCAGTACCCTCCAGAAATGGCAAGCTTATGCACAGTGGAGGGTGACCATGGGTGATGTTCAATTACTTTCTGCAGTCAGACCTCAGCAGCACATGGCTACTCATCAGTTGTTCCAGGCCCAGCACTCCTCattgtgctgggggtgggggatacgGGGACAAATGTTGGGATGTGGTCCCTGCCTTCTAACGCTTCCAGTCCCTCTGGGGAAGTAATCCCTGTAAAACAAAAGCAAGTCATGCAAGACAGCATGTGATCACGTGTCTTGGAGGGAGTTTCAGAATGAAGGGTTATGGGTGAGGCATGGGAGGGTGAGGAAGTATAGGGTAGAAAAGAGAAGCTTCTGGAGACCTGGGGGGTGgccaggaagaggggagggaattGGGGATGGGGGAGATGGGACAATGAGTGCCCTGTCCTCATCACCATCAttcgcggggggggggggacggtcCAGAGTTCAAGGCTGGTGCCACTCCCAGGACTACAGCAGGAATCCCAATTTTGCCACTGATGGGGACACTCAGCAGTTGTTTAGGGCAAAGTTTGGCAAAAGTTCTGAagagggccagagagtaaatattatAGGCTCCGTGGGccaagaaggaaatggaaactaCCACTGTAGGTACTCACATAACTATTTGAAATGTAGTCATTGAAAAATGTCAAAACCAGCCTCAGCTCAAGAACTGCACACCCCTGTCATATCGGTTTATCTGTCACACAGAGGGTGCCTCCTGGGCATCCAGTCATGCCTATGACGCCTGACCTAGCTCCCTGATTTGATTTCACCCCATTGAATTTGTATTTCTTGGAAATGTCGACCCTGGCT is part of the Ailuropoda melanoleuca isolate Jingjing chromosome 16, ASM200744v2, whole genome shotgun sequence genome and harbors:
- the KCNA5 gene encoding potassium voltage-gated channel subfamily A member 5 encodes the protein MEIALVPLENGGAMTVRGGGETRTGCGQAIGGELQCPPTAGLRDGPTERAPRARGTQRGVDLGGRPLPPLPQEPPQPRRLPPEDEEGEGDPALGMAEDQVLRAGSLHHQRVLINISGLRFETQLGTLAQFPNTLLGDPAKRLRYFDPLRNEYFFDRNRPSFDGILYYYQSGGRLRRPVNVSLDVFADEIRFYQLGDEAMERFREDEGFIKEEEKPLPRNEFQRQVWLIFEYPESSGSARGIAIVSVLVILISIITFCLETLPEFRDEREQLRHPPVPHQPPGPARGANGSGALAPPSGPTVAPLLPRTLADPFFIVETTCVIWFTFELLVRFFACPSKAEFSRNIMNIIDVVAIFPYFITLGTELADQQPGGGGGGGQNGQQAMSLAILRVIRLVRVFRIFKLSRHSKGLQILGKTLQASMRELGLLIFFLFIGVILFSSAVYFAEADNQETHFSSIPDAFWWAVVTMTTVGYGDMRPVTVGGKIVGSLCAIAGVLTIALPVPVIVSNFNYFYHRETDHEEQAALKEEQGSQSHGTGQDSGGPRKTSWSKGSLCKAAVSLENADGARRGSCPLEKCNLKAKSNVDLRRSLYALCLDTSRETDL